Proteins encoded in a region of the Macaca mulatta isolate MMU2019108-1 chromosome X, T2T-MMU8v2.0, whole genome shotgun sequence genome:
- the MAGED4B gene encoding melanoma-associated antigen D4 isoform X1, translating into MAEGSFSVQSESYSVEDMDEGSDEVREEEMVEGNDYEEFGAFGGYGTLTSFDIHILRAFGSLGPGLRILSNEPWELENPVLAQTLVEALQLDPDTLANETAARAANVARAAASNRAARAAAAAARTAFTQVVASHRVATPQVSGEDTQPTTYAAEAQGPTPEPPLASPQTSQMLVTSEMAAPGAPVTSTKSQTGSPAQEAATEGPSSACAFSQAPCAREVDTTRPSTAFLGQNDVFDFTQPAGVSGMAFPRPKRPAPAQEAATEGSSAASGVPQTGPGREVAATRPKTTKSGKALAKTRWVEPQNVVAAAAAKAKMATSIPEPEGAAAATAQHSAEPWARMGGKRTKKSKHLDDEYESSEEEREPPAVPPTWRASQPSLTVRAQLAPRRPVAPRSQIPSRHVLCLPPRNVTLLQERANKLVKYLMIKDYKKIPIKRADMLKDVIREYDEHFPEIIERATYTLEKKFGIHLKEIDKEEHLYILVCTRDSSARLLGKTKDTPRLSLLLVILGVIFMNGNRASEAVLWEALRKMGLRPGVRHPFLGDLRKLITDDFVKQKYLEYKKIPNSNPPEYEFLWGLRARHETSKMRVLRFIAQNQNRDPREWKAHFLEAVDDAFKTMDVDMAEEHARAQMRAQMNIGDEALIGRWSWDDIQVELLTWDEDGDFGDAWARIPFAFWARYHQYILNSNRANRRATWRAGVSSGTNGGASTSVLDGPSTSSTIRTRNAARAGASFFSWIQHR; encoded by the exons ATGGCTGAGGGAAGCTTCAGCGTGCAATCGGAAAGCTACAGTGTTGAAGACATGGATGAGGGTAGCGACGAAGTCCGGGAGGAAGAGATGGTTGAAGGCAACGACTATGAAGAATTCGGTGCGTTTGGTGGCTACGGCACCCTCACCAGCTTTGACATCCATATCCTCAGAGCCTTCGGAAGCTTGGGTCCCGGCCTTCGCATCTTATCG AATGAGCCCTGGGAACTGGAAAACCCTGTGCTGGCCCAGACCCTGGTGGAGGCATTGCAACTGGATCCGGACACACTTGCCAATGAGACCGCCGCCCGTGCTGCCAATGTAGCCCGCGCCGCCGCCTCCAACCGTGCGGCTCGGGCCGCTGCCGCCGCTGCCCGTACCGCCTTCACTCAGGTGGTCGCTAGCCACCGGGTGGCCACGCCGCAGGTCTCAGGAGAGGATACCCAGCCCACGACCTACGCCGCCGAGGCTCAGGGGCCCACCCCTGAGCCACCCCTTGCTTCTCCGCAGACCTCCCAGATGTTAGTCACCAGTGAGATGGCTGCCCCCGGGGCCCCAGTAACCTCCACAAAGTCCCAGACAGGCTCCCCGGCCCAGGAGGCTGCTACCGAGGGCCCTAGTAGCGCCTGTGCTTTCTCTCAGGCTCCGTGTGCCAGGGAGGTGGACACCACCCGGCCCAGCACAGCCTTCCTGGGTCAGAATGATGTCTTTGATTTCACTCAGCCGGCGGGGGTCAGTGGCATGGCCTTCCCACGCCCCAAGAGACCTGCCCCAGCCCAAGAggctgccacggagggctccagTGCTGCCTCCGGTGTGCCCCAGACTGGACCTGGCAGAGAGGTGGCAGCCACCCGGCCCAAGACCACCAAGTCAGGGAAGGCGCTGGCCAAGACTCGGTGGGTGGAGCCTCAGAACGTTGTGGCAGCAGCTGCTGCCAAGGCCAAGATGGCCACGAGCATCCCTGAGCCGGAGGGCGCAGCTGCTGCCACTGCTCAGCACAGTGCTGAGCCCTGGGCCAGGATGGGAGGCAAGAGGACCAAGAAG TCCAAGCACCTGGATGATGAGTATGAGAGCAGCGAGGAGGAGAGAGAGCCTCCTGCGGTCCCACCCACCTGGAGAGCATCACAGCCCTCATTGACCGTGCGGGCTCAGTTGGCCCCTCGGCGCCCGGTGGCCCCGAGGTCCCAGATACCCTCAAGGCACGTACTGTGCCTGCCGCCCCGCAACGTGACGCTTCTGCAAGAGAGG GCAAATAAGTTGGTAAAATACCTGATGATTAAGGACTACAAGAAGATCCCCATCAAGCGTGCAG ACATGCTGAAGGATGTCATCAGAGAATATGATGAACATTTCCCTGAGATCATTGAACGAGCAACGTACACCCTGGAAAAG AAGTTTGGGATCCACCTGAAGGAGATCGACAAGGAAGAACACCTGTATATTCTTGTCTGCACACGGGACTCCTCAGCTCGCCTCCTTGGAAA AACCAAGGACACTCCCAGGCTGAGTCTCCTCTTGGTGATTCTGGGCGTCATCTTCATGAATGGCAACCGTGCCAGCGAGG CTGTCCTCTGGGAGGCACTACGCAAGATGGGACTGCGCCCTGG GGTGAGGCACCCATTCCTCGGCGATCTGAGGAAGCTCATCACAGATGACTTTGTGAAGCAGAA GTACCTGGAATACAAGAAGATCCCTAACAGCAACCCACCTGAGTATGAATTCCTCTGGGGCCTGCGAGCCCGCCATGAGACCAGCAAGATGAGGGTCCTGAGATTCATCGCCCAG AATCAGAACCGAGACCCCCGGGAATGGAAGGCTCATTTCTTGGAGGCTGTGGATGATGCTTTCAAGACAATGGATGTGGATATGGCCGAGGAACATGCCAGGGCCCAGATGAGGGCCCAGATGAATATCGGGGACGAAGCTCTGATTGGACGGTGGAGCTGGGATGACATACAAGTCGAGCTCCTGACCTGGGATGAGGACGGAGATTTTGGCGACGCCTGGGCCAGGATCCCTTTTGCTTTCTGGGCCAGATACCATCAGTACATTCTGAATAGCAACCGTGCCAACAGGAGGGCCACGTGGAGAGCTGGTGTCAGCAGTGGCACCAATGGAGGGGCCAGCACCAGCGTCCTAGATGGCCCTAGCACCAGCTCCACCATCCGGACCAGAAATGCCGCCAGAGCTGGCGCCAGCTTCTTCTCCTGGATCCA GCACCGTTGA